In one window of Candidatus Sulfotelmatobacter sp. DNA:
- a CDS encoding phage holin family protein, with the protein MNTLLYFVVIAACMMGLSHILPGFHVNGWWPAVLASLILGLLNAVLKPILFVLTLPITIVTLGLFLFVLNAIMLWLTSKLVPGFHISGFGTTFIASLILAAVGMIWKSITRPARV; encoded by the coding sequence ATGAACACTCTGCTCTATTTCGTGGTGATCGCCGCCTGCATGATGGGGCTGTCGCACATCCTGCCTGGATTCCATGTCAACGGCTGGTGGCCGGCGGTACTGGCCTCGTTGATCCTTGGCCTGCTCAACGCGGTGCTGAAGCCGATCCTGTTCGTGCTCACGCTACCGATCACGATCGTGACGCTGGGGCTGTTCTTGTTCGTGTTGAACGCGATCATGCTCTGGCTCACCAGCAAGCTGGTTCCCGGGTTCCACATCAGCGGGTTCGGCACCACCTTCATCGCCTCGCTCATCCTGGCCGCGGTGGGAATGATTTGGAAGTCCATCACCCGGCCCGCCCGCGTCTGA